One Campylobacter pinnipediorum subsp. caledonicus genomic window carries:
- a CDS encoding CTP synthase, translating to MSKQTKYIFVTGGVLSSLGKGIAAASIGTLLKNANLKVSILKADPYINVDPGTMSPLEHGEVFVTDDGAETDLDLGHYERFLDENLSQNNNFTTGRVYSAVIEKERRGDYLGKTIQVIPHIVGEIVDRIKKAGEGNDILIVEIGGTVGDIEGLPFLEAIRALRTEVGRKNAMNIHLTLVPFIKVAGELKTKPTQHSVGELRRIGITPDMIICRSEMPLNRELKDKIALSCGVEKNCVIESADSTSIYQIPLAFLKQDILTPIAETLELGKLTPDMQNWDSLVKRIIAPTGETTIAFVGKYIDLKESYKSLTESIIHAGANLDAKINLKWVDSEKVEKDNVNEILKDVDGVLVAGGFGERGVSGKILAIQFARENKKPYLGICLGMQLALIEFARNVLKLQDANSIEFNENCENPIIYLIDSFIDAHGKEQIRTHKSPLGGTMRLGAYECNVKPNSILSKIYSNQKVIKERHRHRYEANPKYKESFEKNGLMISGTSNGLIETVELKDHPFFIGVQFHPEFTSRLTKPNPTILGFIKSSIENAK from the coding sequence ATGTCAAAGCAAACAAAGTATATTTTTGTAACAGGCGGGGTGCTAAGCTCACTTGGCAAAGGCATAGCGGCTGCTAGTATTGGGACACTACTTAAAAATGCTAATTTAAAAGTAAGTATTTTAAAGGCTGACCCATACATAAATGTAGACCCTGGCACAATGAGTCCGCTCGAACATGGAGAGGTTTTTGTAACAGATGATGGAGCTGAAACAGACCTTGATTTGGGACACTATGAGCGTTTTTTGGACGAGAACTTGAGTCAAAACAACAACTTTACAACAGGAAGAGTTTATAGCGCTGTTATAGAAAAAGAGAGAAGAGGCGACTATCTTGGTAAGACTATTCAGGTTATACCACATATAGTTGGTGAAATAGTTGATAGAATCAAAAAAGCCGGAGAAGGCAATGATATACTTATAGTAGAAATCGGCGGAACGGTAGGAGATATAGAAGGGCTTCCTTTTTTAGAAGCAATTAGGGCTTTAAGAACCGAAGTTGGCAGAAAAAATGCGATGAATATTCACCTTACTTTGGTGCCTTTTATAAAAGTTGCTGGCGAACTAAAAACAAAGCCTACTCAACATAGTGTTGGAGAACTTCGCCGTATAGGCATAACACCTGACATGATTATTTGCAGAAGCGAAATGCCTTTAAACCGTGAATTAAAAGATAAAATAGCTCTTAGTTGTGGGGTAGAGAAAAACTGTGTAATAGAAAGTGCTGATAGCACTAGTATATATCAAATTCCACTAGCATTTTTAAAACAAGATATACTTACCCCGATAGCTGAGACATTAGAGCTTGGGAAATTAACACCTGATATGCAAAACTGGGACAGCTTGGTCAAAAGAATCATAGCTCCAACAGGAGAGACAACAATAGCATTTGTTGGAAAATATATTGATTTAAAAGAGAGTTACAAAAGTCTTACAGAAAGCATTATACACGCTGGTGCAAACCTAGATGCAAAAATAAACCTAAAATGGGTAGATAGCGAAAAAGTAGAAAAAGACAATGTCAATGAAATTTTAAAAGATGTAGATGGTGTGTTGGTTGCTGGTGGGTTTGGAGAACGGGGAGTAAGTGGCAAAATACTAGCTATACAATTTGCTAGAGAGAACAAAAAACCATATCTTGGAATTTGTCTTGGTATGCAACTTGCACTAATTGAATTTGCTAGAAATGTTTTGAAGCTACAAGATGCAAACTCAATTGAGTTTAATGAAAACTGCGAAAATCCTATAATCTATCTAATAGATAGCTTTATTGATGCGCACGGAAAAGAGCAAATAAGGACACACAAAAGCCCACTAGGTGGCACAATGAGACTTGGAGCTTATGAGTGCAATGTAAAACCGAACTCTATTTTGTCAAAAATTTATTCAAACCAAAAAGTTATAAAAGAAAGACATCGCCATCGCTATGAAGCAAATCCAAAATACAAAGAAAGTTTTGAAAAAAATGGTCTTATGATAAGCGGAACAAGCAATGGGTTAATTGAGACAGTTGAGCTAAAAGACCATCCATTTTTTATAGGAGTCCAATTTCATCCAGAGTTTACATCTCGCTTAACAAAACCAAATCCGACAATATTAGGTTTTATAAAATCAAGCATTGAAAATGCTAAATAA
- the recJ gene encoding single-stranded-DNA-specific exonuclease RecJ, producing MKMLNKDDIRNLLELRFSKDIHKKLSEIPKPCDLKDTFKGAERIKQAIQNNENIVIVGDYDVDGVISCVIMADFFDDLKVKNYKVRIPNRFKDGYGLNPAIIDEFKNADLIITVDNGISANEAANMCKKLGIDLIITDHHMPLPVLPDAYAIINPKQEDCCFPNIEICGAQVAWYLIGALKEVFGIKYDMGKFLDLLSIAIIADMMELRDMNRILVKLGIEKLNKSRRVAFCAIRDFYGKDRFECDDISFLIAPLINSAGRMDDAINSFNFLRTKNINDAYKYLDVIVEFNNSRKEEERILFEDSKKCVNENEHIIVTWGENWHEGVIGIVASRLAKHFKKPAIVFSVDKDKAKGSARSIGKIDILSLIAEHEELLMSFGGHKGAAGLVCDPINLDKFKESINNSCFLMDLHKFSTNDEFLGEISPKEIDYSLLEILEYFEPYGQKNPRPIFKIQNMTVKNDKLIGKEQNHLKLILQKGEKTLEALFFNFTRHVRTGEKIDIVFSVSKNSFRGLITPQLLIKEII from the coding sequence TTGAAAATGCTAAATAAAGATGATATAAGGAATTTACTTGAGCTAAGATTTAGTAAAGACATTCATAAAAAGCTCTCCGAAATTCCTAAGCCCTGCGACTTAAAAGACACATTTAAGGGCGCAGAGCGAATAAAACAAGCCATACAAAACAACGAAAACATAGTTATTGTCGGAGACTATGATGTTGATGGTGTTATATCTTGTGTGATAATGGCTGATTTTTTTGATGATTTAAAAGTTAAAAATTATAAAGTTAGAATCCCAAATAGATTTAAAGATGGCTATGGACTAAATCCAGCTATAATAGATGAGTTTAAAAATGCTGATTTAATCATAACCGTAGATAATGGAATAAGCGCCAATGAAGCCGCTAATATGTGCAAAAAATTAGGCATAGATCTTATAATAACAGATCATCATATGCCGCTACCCGTATTGCCAGATGCCTATGCGATAATAAACCCAAAACAAGAAGATTGTTGTTTTCCAAATATTGAAATTTGTGGAGCACAAGTAGCTTGGTATCTAATCGGTGCTTTAAAAGAGGTATTTGGTATAAAATACGACATGGGTAAGTTTTTAGACCTGCTATCTATAGCCATCATAGCTGATATGATGGAACTTCGCGACATGAATAGAATACTTGTAAAATTAGGCATAGAAAAATTAAACAAATCAAGAAGAGTTGCATTTTGTGCCATTAGGGATTTTTACGGGAAAGATAGATTTGAATGCGATGATATAAGCTTTTTAATAGCGCCTTTGATCAACTCAGCCGGAAGAATGGACGATGCTATAAATTCATTTAATTTTTTACGAACAAAAAATATTAATGATGCATACAAATATCTTGATGTGATAGTTGAGTTTAATAACTCAAGAAAAGAGGAAGAAAGAATACTCTTTGAAGATTCTAAAAAATGCGTAAATGAAAATGAACACATTATCGTTACTTGGGGTGAAAATTGGCATGAGGGAGTTATCGGAATAGTAGCTAGTCGTCTTGCTAAACATTTTAAAAAACCAGCAATAGTATTTAGTGTAGATAAAGACAAAGCAAAAGGAAGTGCGAGAAGCATAGGAAAGATAGATATTTTATCTTTGATAGCTGAACACGAAGAGCTTTTAATGAGCTTTGGTGGACACAAAGGAGCGGCTGGACTTGTATGCGATCCTATAAATTTAGATAAATTTAAAGAGTCTATAAACAACAGTTGCTTTTTAATGGACTTGCATAAATTTAGCACAAATGATGAGTTTTTAGGAGAAATTAGCCCTAAAGAGATAGATTATTCTTTGCTTGAAATTTTAGAATACTTTGAGCCTTACGGACAAAAAAACCCTCGCCCTATATTTAAAATTCAAAACATGACCGTAAAAAACGATAAATTAATAGGAAAAGAACAAAACCACCTAAAGCTCATTTTGCAAAAGGGCGAAAAAACGCTTGAAGCATTGTTTTTTAATTTTACAAGACACGTAAGAACTGGAGAAAAGATAGATATAGTTTTTTCTGTATCAAAAAATTCTTTCAGAGGACTTATCACACCTCAACTTCTAATAAAAGAGATAATTTGA
- a CDS encoding DNA-methyltransferase has protein sequence MKKEFQIYNGDTFEILPNFKSQFELIFADPPYFLSNDGLSIQSGKIVSVNKGEWDKSYGIDEIDKFNLNWLDLAKNSLTDNGSIMISGTYHNIFSIGRALQKLDYKILNIITWQKTNPPPNFSCRYLTHSTEQIIWARKSQKHKHIFNYELMKKINQNKQMKDVWSFPAIAPWEKSFGKHPTQKPLSLLVRLILMASNKNSLICDPFSGSSTTGIAANLIGRNFIGIEKESEFVQMSLNRKKELDVKYEFFKSKISDFKFL, from the coding sequence ATGAAAAAAGAATTTCAAATATATAATGGTGATACTTTTGAAATTTTGCCAAATTTTAAATCACAGTTTGAACTTATTTTTGCCGATCCGCCTTACTTTTTATCTAATGATGGTTTATCTATACAAAGTGGTAAAATAGTTTCTGTGAATAAGGGAGAATGGGATAAAAGCTATGGTATTGATGAGATAGATAAATTTAATTTAAATTGGCTTGATTTAGCAAAGAACTCTTTAACAGATAATGGTAGTATTATGATAAGCGGGACATACCATAATATTTTTTCCATAGGTAGGGCTTTACAAAAATTAGATTATAAAATTTTAAATATCATAACTTGGCAAAAGACAAATCCACCGCCAAATTTTAGTTGTAGATATTTAACACATTCAACTGAGCAAATTATTTGGGCTAGAAAAAGTCAAAAGCATAAGCATATTTTTAATTATGAACTTATGAAAAAAATCAATCAAAATAAACAAATGAAAGATGTTTGGAGTTTTCCTGCCATCGCTCCTTGGGAAAAAAGTTTTGGAAAACACCCAACACAAAAGCCACTCTCTCTTTTGGTAAGGTTAATATTAATGGCTAGTAATAAAAACTCGTTAATCTGCGATCCTTTTTCTGGCTCATCAACAACAGGAATTGCAGCTAATTTAATAGGCAGAAATTTTATAGGTATAGAAAAAGAGTCTGAATTCGTTCAAATGTCGTTAAATAGAAAAAAAGAATTAGATGTGAAATACGAGTTTTTTAAAAGTAAAATTTCCGATTTTAAGTTTTTATAA
- a CDS encoding PD-(D/E)XK nuclease superfamily protein translates to MIEGGIGGGNTITGLVFEGKVDLATFLSNQSGYRIGENFDVFYNDEIVGRIFKKHSFYKFLEENNVNWKNIISKKLLPDDSIYVIINNTFFIIECKFQKVAGSVDEKLQTCDFKKKQYIKLLSRLNMEVEYIYLLSDWFKKPEYRDVLDYIISVRCRYYFNYIPLDVLGLPVP, encoded by the coding sequence ATGATTGAAGGTGGTATAGGTGGAGGTAATACAATAACAGGTCTTGTTTTTGAAGGCAAGGTTGATTTAGCTACTTTTTTATCAAATCAATCCGGTTATAGAATTGGTGAAAATTTTGATGTTTTTTATAATGATGAGATTGTTGGTAGGATTTTTAAAAAGCATAGTTTTTATAAATTTCTTGAAGAAAATAATGTTAATTGGAAAAATATTATATCAAAGAAGTTGCTGCCAGATGATAGTATTTATGTAATTATCAACAATACTTTTTTTATAATTGAATGTAAATTTCAAAAAGTGGCAGGTTCGGTTGATGAAAAATTACAAACTTGTGATTTTAAGAAGAAACAATATATAAAATTATTATCTCGTCTTAATATGGAAGTTGAATATATTTACCTTTTAAGCGATTGGTTTAAAAAACCAGAATACAGAGATGTTTTAGATTATATTATAAGTGTTAGATGTAGATATTATTTTAATTATATTCCGCTTGATGTTTTAGGGTTGCCCGTTCCATGA
- the carB gene encoding carbamoyl-phosphate synthase large subunit: MPKRDDIKSVLLIGSGPIVIGQACEFDYSGTQAAKTLKELGYRVVLINSNPATIMTDPDFADATYIEPITKESIKNIILKEKVDAILPTMGGQVALNVAMELYENDMLGDVKFLGANPEAIKKGEDRQIFKEVMKKIGMDLPKSAYAYNYEEAISAANEIGFPLIIRASFTLGGAGSGVAYNIDEFKELALFGLEASPIHEILIEESLLGWKEYEMEVIRDKNDNCIIVCSIENLDPMGVHTGDSITIAPALTLTDKEYQMMRDASFAILREIGVDTGGSNVQFAFHPQTGRMIVIEMNPRVSRSSALASKATGYPIAKVATLLAVGFSLDEIKNDITGTPASFEPVIDYIVTKIPRFTFEKFPGSNPYLGTAMKSVGEVMAIGRTFKESIQKALCSLERDLSGFDMLKLSKDELVYGLRHANEKRILMLAQAFRDGFDIEDVYEYTKIDRYFLNQIKEIVEFEKQVDMDILNDENLLRKAKTMGFSDKMLAILINEKDNLELSQNDIFFARSKLDIGLEYSEVDTCGGEFKALTPYLYSSTNITKIPQKTEVSEDKKVMIIGGGPNRIGQGIEFDYCCVHASYALKDLGIKTIMYNCNPETVSTDYDTSDVLYFEPIDFEHLRAVIEHEKPDGVIVHFGGQTPLKFSKRLSIAGAKIIGTSARTIDIAEDRKKFSEFINKIGVKQPKNDTATSEDEAIKKAAEIGYPVLVRPSYVLGGRAMRRVHNESELREYMNEAVSVSNNSPVLLDKFLQNATELDVDAVSDGKDVYVAAVMEHIEEAGIHSGDSACILPALNLKDEMIAKVRNQTKEIALNLGVVGLLNIQFAIYENELYMIEVNPRASRTVPFVSKATGVPIAKVATRVMWQGDLREALKYYDKYNVVTYDNGIFIPKSQNHICVKEVVLPFNKLNGADLILGPEMKSTGEVMGISNNFAKSFAKSQIAANNTLPTSGNVFLTLADVDKIYAVKLAKELMDLGFKIIATGGTYKVLKEYDLDAEFVYKISEGRPNIEDRLKNGEIALVINTSDSKSNADDGKKIRQSVLRFKIPYFTTIAAAQAAAKSIKSVQDGLVYEVVSIQDYLEQNV; the protein is encoded by the coding sequence ATGCCAAAAAGAGATGATATTAAGAGTGTTTTACTAATAGGCTCAGGCCCAATTGTTATAGGCCAAGCTTGTGAGTTTGATTATTCCGGCACACAAGCCGCTAAGACATTAAAAGAGCTTGGTTACCGTGTCGTTTTGATAAACTCAAATCCAGCTACCATTATGACTGATCCTGACTTTGCTGATGCTACATATATAGAACCTATAACAAAAGAGAGCATAAAAAATATCATCTTAAAAGAAAAAGTTGATGCTATTTTACCAACCATGGGTGGACAAGTCGCTTTAAATGTTGCTATGGAACTTTATGAGAATGATATGCTTGGTGATGTTAAATTCTTAGGTGCAAATCCAGAAGCCATAAAAAAGGGTGAAGATAGACAAATTTTTAAAGAGGTTATGAAAAAAATTGGTATGGATTTACCAAAGTCAGCATATGCTTATAACTATGAAGAAGCTATAAGTGCTGCTAATGAAATAGGCTTTCCGCTTATCATTAGGGCATCTTTTACTCTTGGTGGTGCTGGTTCCGGTGTTGCTTATAATATTGATGAGTTTAAAGAACTTGCGCTGTTTGGTCTTGAAGCATCTCCAATACATGAAATTTTAATAGAAGAGAGCTTGCTTGGTTGGAAAGAGTATGAGATGGAAGTTATTAGAGATAAAAATGATAACTGCATTATTGTATGCTCGATAGAAAACCTTGATCCAATGGGTGTTCATACGGGAGATAGTATAACGATAGCTCCAGCACTAACATTAACAGATAAAGAATATCAAATGATGCGTGATGCCTCTTTTGCTATACTTCGTGAAATAGGTGTGGATACTGGCGGAAGCAATGTTCAATTCGCCTTTCATCCACAAACTGGAAGAATGATAGTGATAGAGATGAACCCAAGAGTTAGTAGATCATCAGCTCTTGCTAGCAAGGCTACTGGTTATCCTATCGCAAAGGTTGCTACATTATTAGCTGTTGGTTTTAGTCTTGATGAGATAAAAAACGATATAACAGGAACCCCAGCTTCTTTTGAGCCAGTTATTGATTATATAGTTACAAAAATTCCACGCTTTACATTTGAGAAATTTCCTGGCTCAAATCCATATCTAGGAACAGCGATGAAGTCTGTTGGTGAGGTTATGGCTATTGGAAGGACTTTTAAGGAAAGTATCCAAAAAGCACTTTGTTCTTTGGAAAGAGATTTGAGCGGTTTTGATATGTTAAAACTTAGCAAAGATGAGCTTGTGTATGGTCTAAGACATGCAAACGAAAAGCGAATTTTGATGTTAGCACAAGCTTTTAGAGATGGTTTTGATATAGAAGATGTTTATGAATATACCAAGATAGACAGATATTTTTTAAATCAAATCAAAGAGATAGTTGAGTTTGAAAAGCAAGTTGATATGGATATTTTAAATGATGAAAATTTATTAAGAAAAGCTAAAACAATGGGCTTTTCTGACAAGATGCTTGCGATTTTGATAAACGAAAAAGATAATTTAGAATTAAGCCAAAATGACATATTTTTTGCGCGTTCAAAATTAGATATTGGTTTAGAATATAGCGAAGTTGATACTTGTGGTGGTGAGTTTAAAGCCTTAACACCTTATCTTTATTCAAGCACAAATATCACAAAGATACCACAAAAAACAGAAGTTTCGGAAGATAAAAAAGTAATGATAATAGGCGGCGGACCAAACAGAATAGGTCAAGGTATAGAGTTTGATTATTGTTGTGTTCACGCTAGTTATGCTCTTAAAGACTTGGGAATAAAAACTATAATGTACAACTGTAACCCAGAAACCGTTTCTACTGATTATGATACTAGTGATGTGCTTTATTTTGAGCCTATTGATTTTGAGCATTTAAGAGCTGTAATAGAGCATGAAAAACCAGATGGGGTTATCGTTCATTTTGGTGGTCAAACGCCACTTAAATTTTCAAAAAGATTAAGTATAGCTGGAGCAAAAATAATAGGAACTAGTGCTAGGACTATTGATATTGCTGAGGATAGAAAGAAATTTAGTGAGTTTATAAATAAAATCGGCGTTAAACAACCAAAAAATGATACCGCAACTAGCGAAGATGAGGCTATAAAAAAGGCTGCCGAGATAGGCTATCCTGTGCTGGTTCGCCCTAGCTATGTTCTTGGTGGTAGAGCTATGAGAAGAGTTCATAACGAGAGTGAGCTTAGGGAGTATATGAACGAGGCTGTAAGTGTTAGCAATAATTCTCCTGTATTGCTTGATAAGTTTTTACAAAATGCAACAGAGCTTGATGTTGATGCTGTAAGTGATGGCAAAGATGTTTATGTGGCTGCTGTGATGGAGCATATTGAAGAGGCTGGAATACACTCAGGCGATAGTGCTTGCATACTTCCTGCTTTGAATTTAAAAGATGAAATGATAGCAAAAGTAAGAAATCAAACGAAAGAGATAGCTCTAAACTTGGGTGTTGTTGGGCTTTTAAATATTCAGTTTGCTATATATGAAAATGAGCTTTATATGATAGAGGTAAATCCAAGAGCATCAAGAACCGTTCCTTTTGTCAGTAAAGCTACCGGTGTTCCGATTGCAAAAGTAGCTACTAGGGTTATGTGGCAAGGGGATTTACGAGAGGCTCTTAAATACTATGATAAATATAATGTAGTAACTTATGATAATGGAATTTTTATACCAAAATCGCAAAACCATATTTGCGTAAAAGAGGTTGTTCTGCCGTTTAATAAGCTAAATGGGGCTGATTTGATTTTGGGTCCTGAGATGAAATCAACAGGCGAGGTTATGGGTATTAGCAACAATTTCGCAAAATCATTTGCAAAATCACAGATTGCTGCAAATAATACACTTCCAACTAGTGGAAATGTCTTTTTAACACTTGCTGATGTAGATAAAATTTATGCGGTAAAACTGGCAAAAGAACTTATGGATTTAGGATTTAAGATTATAGCTACTGGCGGAACATATAAGGTTTTAAAAGAGTATGATTTGGATGCTGAGTTTGTTTATAAGATAAGTGAAGGAAGACCAAATATAGAAGATAGATTGAAAAATGGCGAAATTGCACTTGTTATAAATACGAGTGACAGTAAATCAAATGCCGATGATGGCAAAAAAATAAGACAAAGTGTGCTTAGATTTAAAATACCTTATTTTACAACTATAGCTGCTGCTCAGGCTGCTGCAAAATCCATAAAAAGTGTTCAAGATGGTTTAGTATATGAGGTCGTATCTATTCAAGATTATTTGGAGCAAAACGTATGA
- the mreC gene encoding rod shape-determining protein MreC: MKTKIIFFIFIVLLVVFSIKKGSSISSVSVGLNNFVVNVYIDITKTIKDKINEHFRQVDEIQTLRTQNLELEHSATLLSTFANELNQILQDKKSSSYMPKVALVKSLSYVNISDYNKIWISRFRDYNSSKIYGLMYQGRSAGIVVPKENKPMALLQNDPKSIFSVYIGDEKIPGVAHGNKHGIIIKYIPQWLSLKVGDEVFTSGLDGIFFSGVPVGKITKIYEESSYQSAIVEPYVKVNIPSYLYVVIKEK; this comes from the coding sequence ATGAAGACTAAAATTATTTTTTTTATCTTTATTGTTTTATTGGTTGTATTTTCAATAAAAAAAGGTTCAAGCATAAGCAGTGTTTCTGTTGGCTTGAACAATTTTGTTGTTAATGTCTATATTGATATTACAAAGACTATTAAAGATAAGATAAACGAACATTTTAGACAGGTTGATGAAATTCAAACCCTAAGAACTCAAAATTTAGAGCTTGAGCATTCAGCAACCTTGTTATCAACTTTTGCAAACGAATTAAATCAAATTTTACAAGATAAAAAATCAAGTTCTTATATGCCTAAAGTCGCTTTAGTTAAGAGTTTGAGTTATGTAAATATAAGCGATTATAATAAAATTTGGATTAGTAGATTTAGAGATTATAATTCTTCAAAAATTTATGGGCTTATGTATCAAGGCAGAAGTGCTGGTATAGTTGTTCCAAAAGAAAATAAACCTATGGCTTTATTGCAAAATGATCCAAAAAGCATATTTTCTGTTTATATAGGAGATGAAAAGATACCTGGTGTTGCACACGGAAATAAACATGGAATAATTATTAAGTATATACCTCAGTGGCTTTCTTTAAAAGTTGGAGATGAGGTTTTTACAAGTGGGCTTGATGGTATATTTTTTAGTGGTGTTCCAGTCGGGAAAATAACCAAAATTTATGAAGAAAGTTCTTATCAGAGTGCCATTGTTGAACCTTATGTTAAGGTTAATATACCAAGCTATTTATATGTTGTTATAAAGGAAAAATAA